From the Anabaena sphaerica FACHB-251 genome, one window contains:
- the cysK gene encoding cysteine synthase A, translating to MRIAKNITELVGNTPLVQLNKIPQTWGALARIVVKLESMNPAASVKDRIGVSMVETAEAQGLIIPGKTILVEPTSGNTGIALAMVAAAKGYRLILSMPDTMSQERRLMLMAYGAKLELTPGVEGMRGAIAKATEIVARTPNAYMLQQFSNPANPQIHARTTAEEIWNDTDGEVDILVAGVGTGGTITGVSEVIKQRKPSFQAVAVEPVNSPVLAGGKAGPHKIQGIGPGFIPAIYRSEFVDEVLQVTDEQAISYSRRLAKEEGLLSGISTGAALYAALQIAKRPENEGKLIVMVQPSFGERYLSTSLFKDPEESEWLTKV from the coding sequence ATGCGAATAGCAAAAAATATCACCGAGTTAGTGGGCAACACTCCGTTAGTGCAATTAAACAAGATTCCCCAAACCTGGGGAGCATTGGCACGAATTGTTGTCAAATTAGAAAGTATGAATCCTGCGGCTTCTGTCAAAGATAGAATTGGCGTGAGCATGGTGGAAACAGCCGAAGCACAGGGCTTAATTATTCCTGGTAAAACCATTTTAGTTGAGCCGACTTCTGGAAATACAGGCATTGCTTTAGCGATGGTTGCAGCTGCTAAAGGCTACCGTCTGATTTTAAGTATGCCAGATACTATGAGCCAGGAACGACGATTGATGTTGATGGCTTATGGAGCGAAATTAGAGTTAACACCAGGGGTTGAAGGAATGCGAGGAGCGATCGCTAAAGCCACAGAAATTGTTGCTAGAACCCCCAATGCTTATATGTTGCAACAGTTTAGCAATCCTGCTAACCCTCAAATTCATGCTCGCACCACCGCTGAAGAAATTTGGAACGATACAGATGGGGAAGTTGACATTCTGGTAGCGGGAGTAGGAACTGGAGGAACAATTACAGGCGTTTCCGAAGTGATTAAACAACGCAAACCCAGTTTTCAAGCAGTAGCAGTTGAACCAGTCAATAGTCCAGTATTAGCAGGGGGAAAAGCCGGACCCCACAAAATTCAAGGTATCGGACCCGGATTTATTCCCGCCATTTACCGTTCAGAATTTGTTGACGAAGTCCTTCAAGTCACCGATGAACAAGCTATTTCTTATAGTCGTCGGTTAGCAAAAGAAGAAGGATTGTTATCAGGAATTTCTACTGGTGCTGCTTTATATGCGGCGTTGCAAATCGCCAAGCGTCCAGAAAATGAAGGAAAACTGATAGTCATGGTTCAGCCTAGCTTTGGTGAACGTTACCTCAGCACTTCACTATTTAAAGACCCAGAAGAGAGTGAATGGTTGACGAAAGTTTGA
- a CDS encoding cadmium resistance transporter: protein MNDFCTAIITGIAAFTATNIDDFIILLLFFAQVDDNLRPWQVVIGQYLGFTILIILSLPGLFGGLILPQAWIGLLGLIPLTIGISSLVNRETDSLAEIPAEIIPSSTSISNIFVNAQIYTVAIITIANGSDNISIYLPLFSSTKLDSFLGMISLFFLLLAVWCYAAYKLTHQRKIADFLTKYGNYFVPFVLMGLGAVILWKSQALSPLKLLGSCICLLVLVKKT, encoded by the coding sequence ATGAATGATTTCTGCACTGCTATTATTACAGGAATAGCTGCCTTTACAGCCACTAATATTGATGATTTTATAATTTTATTGCTATTTTTTGCTCAAGTAGATGATAATTTACGACCTTGGCAAGTTGTGATTGGTCAATATTTAGGTTTTACTATTCTTATCATCCTCAGTTTACCAGGTTTATTTGGTGGCTTGATTCTACCTCAAGCCTGGATTGGTTTATTAGGCTTAATTCCTCTAACTATTGGTATCAGTAGCTTAGTGAATAGAGAAACAGATTCATTAGCGGAAATACCAGCAGAAATCATACCATCTTCAACATCAATAAGCAATATTTTTGTCAATGCCCAAATTTACACCGTAGCCATTATCACCATTGCTAATGGTAGTGATAATATTAGCATTTATCTACCATTATTTTCTAGCACTAAATTAGATAGTTTTTTAGGAATGATCTCTTTATTTTTTCTCCTTTTAGCAGTTTGGTGTTATGCAGCATATAAATTAACCCACCAGAGAAAAATAGCTGATTTTTTAACCAAGTATGGTAATTATTTTGTACCTTTCGTGCTGATGGGTTTAGGGGCTGTAATTCTCTGGAAAAGTCAGGCTTTGAGTCCGCTAAAACTCCTTGGTAGTTGTATTTGTTTGCTAGTTTTGGTGAAAAAAACTTGA
- a CDS encoding cadmium resistance transporter: MNSLITAVSQGMIAFAATNIDDIIILLLLFSQIDHNFRRRHIFIGQYLGFAAIILLSLPGFFGGLVIKRELIGLLGLLPILIGIKQLLNREEENIEVQTVNADFVESSHPNSILSFLLSILHPNTYKVAAVTVANGGDNISIYIPLFAGQTFASLGIILAVFLGMVGVWCGIAYLLSRQAAIGYILSRYGKAVVPFVLIGLGLFIMYERGTFDLLLLKRD; the protein is encoded by the coding sequence ATGAATAGTTTGATAACTGCTGTTAGTCAAGGCATGATTGCTTTTGCAGCCACTAATATTGACGATATCATTATTCTGCTGCTTTTATTTTCGCAGATAGATCATAATTTTCGCCGTAGACATATTTTTATTGGTCAATACCTTGGCTTTGCGGCAATTATTCTCCTTAGCTTACCAGGTTTCTTTGGTGGCTTAGTTATCAAGCGGGAATTAATTGGATTACTAGGACTGTTACCAATATTAATTGGTATTAAACAATTACTAAATCGGGAAGAAGAAAATATAGAAGTTCAGACTGTCAACGCTGATTTTGTAGAATCATCACATCCTAACTCTATATTATCCTTTTTATTGAGTATCCTCCACCCAAATACTTATAAAGTTGCAGCTGTGACTGTTGCTAATGGTGGTGACAATATTAGTATTTACATACCCCTATTTGCTGGACAAACTTTTGCCAGTTTAGGAATTATTTTGGCTGTATTTTTAGGCATGGTAGGGGTTTGGTGTGGTATTGCTTATTTATTAAGTCGTCAAGCTGCTATTGGTTATATTTTAAGCCGTTATGGTAAGGCTGTAGTCCCGTTTGTGTTAATTGGTTTGGGGTTATTTATTATGTACGAACGAGGTACTTTTGACCTCTTGCTTCTGAAGAGAGATTAA
- a CDS encoding sulfite exporter TauE/SafE family protein, with protein sequence MDYLLLPIFSFFIGIIVGLTGIGGASLITPMLIFVFQVPPSIAISSDVVAATLMKVVGGVKHWQQKTLDLEVVKWLAMGSVSGSLLGVGVLHQLRSGGGHNIDSLLLRLLGIMILIVTLTALIQMLLMTFFPKLNLPELPKLNVKTNKGRFLTLLIGAILGFCVGMTSVSSGSMFALVLISFFRLDARKLVGTDITQAAILLIFTSLGHLTLGTVNWSLVLPIWLGSVPGVLIGAKLCQITPQRPLRFIIYSILMMVSWKLVAQA encoded by the coding sequence ATGGACTACTTATTACTACCCATTTTCAGCTTTTTCATTGGCATCATCGTTGGTTTAACAGGAATAGGTGGCGCATCTCTGATCACTCCCATGTTGATTTTTGTCTTTCAAGTACCGCCTTCTATCGCTATCAGTTCTGATGTTGTAGCTGCCACATTAATGAAAGTAGTAGGTGGGGTCAAACACTGGCAACAAAAAACCCTTGATCTAGAAGTTGTCAAATGGCTGGCAATGGGTAGTGTTTCTGGTTCATTACTGGGTGTAGGAGTTTTGCACCAACTTAGAAGTGGTGGAGGACATAACATAGATAGCCTCTTACTGCGGTTATTAGGAATAATGATTTTGATAGTTACATTGACAGCCTTAATACAAATGTTGTTAATGACATTTTTTCCCAAACTCAATTTACCCGAACTGCCAAAATTAAATGTCAAAACTAATAAAGGACGTTTTCTTACTTTACTTATTGGCGCAATTTTAGGTTTTTGTGTGGGAATGACAAGCGTTTCATCAGGCTCAATGTTTGCCTTAGTTTTGATATCATTCTTTCGTCTAGATGCACGTAAATTAGTGGGTACAGATATTACTCAGGCAGCAATTTTATTAATATTCACATCCCTTGGACACCTGACATTAGGAACAGTAAATTGGAGTTTAGTATTACCAATTTGGCTAGGTTCAGTTCCAGGAGTTCTCATCGGTGCTAAACTTTGCCAAATCACACCTCAACGTCCCCTGCGATTTATTATTTATAGCATCTTAATGATGGTAAGTTGGAAATTAGTAGCACAAGCATGA